In the genome of Candidatus Amarolinea dominans, one region contains:
- a CDS encoding ABC transporter ATP-binding protein, whose translation MLLVNNLIKSYNNTPALRGVSLEVPTGAVFGLLGPNGAGKSTLLKLVMGFVTANSGKIQCQAPPQHIGYLPERPAFPETARVDDYLRTAASLAGIHGRRQKDTVAGALHTVGLSDMAGRRIRTCSKGMRQRLAVAQALIGDPALLLLDEPAAGLDPTGQIQMRNLILALQQAGRTVVLSTHQLNEVTQICSHVAILSAGRVTRIGTLNSVLLAEPHVQIKVDTLTPELAVGLRDLAPGIAVEDNRITLVGAAIEQKAAILRQLLDAGLDVQGLVQQQANLEEIYLEAIRS comes from the coding sequence TTGCTGCTTGTCAATAATCTGATCAAATCGTATAACAATACGCCGGCCCTGCGTGGCGTCAGCCTGGAGGTGCCAACCGGCGCCGTGTTTGGGCTGCTCGGCCCCAACGGCGCGGGCAAGTCCACCCTGCTCAAGTTGGTCATGGGTTTCGTAACGGCCAACAGCGGGAAGATTCAGTGCCAGGCGCCGCCCCAGCACATCGGCTACCTGCCAGAGCGTCCTGCTTTTCCAGAAACGGCCCGCGTGGATGACTATCTGCGCACCGCCGCCAGCCTGGCCGGGATACACGGTCGCCGGCAGAAGGACACGGTGGCCGGCGCCTTGCATACCGTGGGCCTCAGCGACATGGCTGGCCGGCGTATCCGCACCTGTTCCAAAGGGATGCGTCAACGCCTGGCGGTCGCGCAGGCGCTCATCGGCGATCCCGCCTTGCTCCTGCTCGACGAGCCGGCGGCCGGGCTGGATCCGACCGGCCAGATACAGATGCGCAACCTGATCCTGGCGTTGCAGCAGGCCGGCCGCACCGTGGTGCTCAGCACGCACCAGTTGAATGAAGTGACGCAGATTTGCAGTCACGTCGCCATCCTCAGCGCCGGCCGCGTGACGCGCATCGGCACCCTCAACAGCGTGCTGCTGGCCGAGCCGCACGTGCAGATCAAGGTGGATACGCTGACACCGGAGCTTGCGGTTGGCCTGCGCGACCTGGCGCCCGGCATTGCCGTAGAAGACAACCGCATCACCCTGGTGGGCGCAGCCATCGAGCAGAAAGCCGCTATCTTGCGCCAGCTCCTCGACGCCGGTCTGGATGTGCAGGGGTTGGTGCAGCAGCAGGCCAACCTGGAAGAAATCTATCTGGAGGCGATCCGTTCGTGA
- a CDS encoding sulfite exporter TauE/SafE family protein: protein MDAFSLSHWIILFLAAAGAGAVNAIAGGGTLISFPTLTALGLPAVTANVTNTVALTPGYLGATLAQARDLAGQARRVWLLVPVGALGGLLGGLLLLWTSERLFRNLAPYLILLASGLLAAQPRVRAWVAGRRRDAAAPRHPAWVAAPIFTAAIYGGYFGAGLSVIILAVLGVTLDDDLTRLNALKQAIAFAVNVAAALFFVFSGRVVWPVALVMAAGAIAGGVIGGRVAGQIAPALLRRLVVTIGLSVGLYYLVV, encoded by the coding sequence ATGGATGCTTTCAGCCTGAGCCATTGGATCATCCTGTTCCTGGCCGCGGCCGGGGCCGGCGCGGTCAATGCCATTGCCGGCGGGGGGACGCTGATTTCGTTCCCCACATTGACCGCGCTCGGCCTGCCGGCCGTAACGGCCAATGTCACCAACACCGTGGCCCTGACGCCCGGCTATCTGGGCGCAACGCTGGCGCAGGCGCGTGATCTGGCCGGGCAAGCGCGGCGCGTCTGGCTGCTCGTGCCGGTTGGCGCGCTGGGCGGGCTGCTCGGCGGCCTCCTGCTGCTGTGGACCAGCGAACGGCTCTTTCGCAACCTGGCGCCCTATCTGATCCTGCTGGCTTCGGGGCTGCTGGCCGCGCAACCCCGTGTGCGCGCCTGGGTGGCAGGCCGCCGGCGAGATGCCGCGGCGCCGCGCCATCCCGCCTGGGTGGCCGCGCCGATCTTCACCGCGGCCATCTATGGCGGCTATTTCGGCGCCGGGCTGAGCGTGATCATCCTGGCCGTGCTGGGCGTCACCCTGGACGATGATCTGACGCGGCTCAACGCGCTCAAGCAGGCCATTGCCTTTGCCGTCAATGTGGCCGCGGCCCTCTTTTTCGTCTTCTCCGGCCGCGTAGTCTGGCCGGTTGCGCTGGTCATGGCCGCCGGCGCCATCGCCGGCGGGGTCATCGGCGGCCGCGTGGCTGGACAGATCGCGCCGGCTCTCCTGCGCCGGCTGGTAGTGACAATCGGCCTCAGCGTGGGGCTGTATTACCTGGTGGTGTGA
- the htpG gene encoding molecular chaperone HtpG, with product MPDQTQQSYEFRAEIQQLLHILVHSLYTEREIFLRELISNASDALSRVQFEMLTNQSVLDLDAALAVHITFDADAKTLTVSDSGIGMTQAEMIENLGTIAHSGAAAFLKQVAQEKRPLTDMIGRFGVGFYAAFMVADRIQVVSRSYRPDAEAAQWSSTGDNQYSVGPAERPARGTDVILHLKEDAAEFVTAWRLEQIIKKHSDFVAFPIYVQDKVANQRTALWRRAPREVTDEEYDTFYEQLTLDFEKPLRHLHYVADAPVDIHAVLFVPRTREKGMMSLRKDFGLKLYSSHVLIQEYNKDLLPNHFRFIEGVLDSEDIPLNVSRETVQANRLLVQIQKALTGRLVKELGALASEKPDDYRAFWQEFGGFIKEGVATDMAGMESLLPLLRFRSTQAPAGDEWVSLAGYVQRMQPEQKEIYYILGEDLTSVQRSPHLDPLKQRHIEVLTLVETVDSFMMVALREFDGKPLRNVDNADLDLPPLPEQTDEPADDAMPDADFDRLLARFTEILGDRVQGVRASKALSSSPCRLVSPEGAMNQEMQRVYKLLDQPFTAPKKVLELNRSHALVQDLAFLVTADRQADLMRLEIEQLYESALLQEGIHPNPAALVAGIQELLGHAAHAARQVEGGAG from the coding sequence ATGCCCGATCAGACCCAGCAATCCTATGAGTTTCGTGCGGAGATTCAGCAACTGCTGCATATCCTGGTTCATTCGCTCTACACCGAGCGGGAGATTTTCCTGCGTGAGTTGATCTCCAACGCGTCGGATGCCCTGAGCCGCGTGCAGTTCGAGATGCTCACCAATCAGAGCGTGCTTGACTTAGACGCGGCGTTGGCCGTACATATCACCTTCGATGCCGATGCCAAGACCCTGACGGTCAGCGACAGCGGCATCGGCATGACGCAGGCCGAGATGATCGAGAACCTGGGCACCATTGCCCATTCGGGCGCGGCCGCGTTTCTCAAGCAAGTGGCGCAAGAAAAGCGGCCGCTGACCGACATGATTGGCCGTTTTGGCGTTGGCTTCTACGCGGCGTTCATGGTGGCCGATCGCATCCAGGTTGTCTCGCGCTCCTACCGGCCTGACGCCGAGGCCGCCCAATGGAGCAGCACCGGCGACAATCAGTACAGCGTTGGCCCCGCCGAGCGGCCGGCGCGCGGCACCGATGTCATCCTGCACCTCAAGGAAGACGCCGCCGAATTCGTGACCGCCTGGCGCCTGGAACAGATCATCAAGAAGCACTCTGATTTCGTGGCGTTTCCCATCTATGTGCAGGACAAGGTGGCCAATCAGCGCACGGCTCTCTGGCGCCGCGCCCCGCGTGAGGTGACCGACGAGGAGTACGACACCTTCTACGAGCAGTTGACCCTCGACTTCGAGAAGCCGCTGCGGCACCTGCACTATGTGGCCGATGCGCCGGTGGATATTCACGCGGTGCTTTTCGTCCCGCGTACGCGTGAGAAGGGGATGATGAGCCTGCGCAAGGACTTTGGCCTGAAGCTCTATTCCAGCCATGTCCTGATCCAGGAGTACAACAAGGACCTGCTGCCCAACCATTTCCGCTTCATCGAAGGGGTGCTCGATTCCGAAGACATCCCGCTCAACGTGTCACGCGAGACGGTGCAGGCTAACCGCCTGCTGGTGCAGATTCAGAAGGCGCTGACCGGCCGCCTGGTCAAAGAACTGGGCGCCCTGGCGAGCGAGAAACCGGACGATTACCGCGCCTTCTGGCAGGAATTCGGCGGTTTCATCAAAGAGGGTGTCGCCACCGACATGGCCGGCATGGAGAGCCTGCTGCCCCTGCTGCGCTTTCGTTCCACGCAAGCGCCGGCCGGGGACGAATGGGTGTCGCTGGCCGGCTACGTCCAGCGCATGCAACCCGAGCAGAAGGAAATTTACTACATCCTGGGCGAGGACCTGACCTCGGTGCAGCGCAGCCCGCACCTCGATCCGCTCAAACAGCGCCATATCGAAGTGCTGACGCTGGTGGAGACGGTTGACAGCTTCATGATGGTGGCCCTGCGCGAGTTCGACGGCAAGCCGCTCAGGAACGTGGATAACGCCGATCTCGATCTGCCGCCGCTGCCGGAGCAGACAGATGAGCCGGCCGACGATGCCATGCCCGATGCCGACTTCGACCGGCTGCTGGCCCGCTTTACGGAGATTCTGGGCGATCGCGTGCAGGGCGTGCGGGCGTCGAAGGCGCTGAGCAGCAGCCCCTGCCGCCTGGTGTCGCCCGAAGGCGCCATGAACCAGGAGATGCAGCGCGTCTACAAGCTGCTCGATCAGCCGTTTACCGCGCCCAAGAAGGTGCTGGAGCTGAACCGCAGCCATGCCCTGGTGCAAGACCTGGCCTTCCTGGTGACGGCCGACCGCCAGGCTGACCTGATGCGCCTGGAGATCGAGCAGTTGTACGAGAGCGCCCTGCTGCAAGAGGGCATCCATCCGAACCCGGCGGCGTTGGTCGCGGGGATTCAGGAACTGCTGGGCCATGCTGCGCACGCCGCGCGGCAGGTCGAAGGCGGGGCAGGCTGA
- a CDS encoding Uma2 family endonuclease: MTKPRDPPPRPAPRRAPTAAPAAPDDSRFIVHPLPSAYPKHGPPTPEDLAELAAWEREGGIGVLPRLLWPKIDHIITEDDEPVDNIFSEKQQRLLTESLYTSWAGPGEGRPFLAAANVGLFITVEFSPLVPDVMLAVDVRTHAFDLWAKEHRSFFMWHHGKAPEIVIEVVSNREGAENTRKRVRYAELGVSYYVIFDPLDQLGEGILHVFQLQGRTYVELPSRWFAEAQIGLTLWQGDYEGVTATWLRWRDAQGNLIPTGAERARAEHQRAEAERQRAEAERQRAETARQRAEAERQRAEAERQRAEAERQRAETAEQQAALARDHSERLLAQLRALGIEPTNGD; the protein is encoded by the coding sequence ATGACCAAGCCGCGCGATCCTCCCCCACGGCCTGCTCCGCGCAGGGCGCCGACGGCAGCGCCGGCTGCGCCTGACGACAGCCGCTTCATCGTCCACCCGCTCCCCAGCGCCTACCCGAAGCATGGGCCGCCCACGCCAGAGGACCTGGCCGAACTTGCGGCCTGGGAACGCGAGGGTGGCATCGGGGTACTCCCGCGCCTGTTATGGCCCAAGATTGACCATATCATCACCGAGGACGACGAACCCGTGGACAACATCTTCTCCGAAAAGCAGCAGCGACTGTTGACCGAATCGCTCTACACCTCGTGGGCCGGGCCGGGGGAGGGTCGTCCTTTCCTGGCGGCGGCCAATGTGGGGCTTTTTATTACCGTAGAGTTCTCTCCGCTGGTGCCCGATGTCATGCTGGCCGTGGATGTACGCACCCATGCTTTCGATCTGTGGGCCAAGGAGCACCGCTCCTTTTTCATGTGGCACCATGGAAAAGCGCCTGAGATTGTGATCGAGGTGGTTTCGAATCGAGAAGGCGCTGAAAACACGCGCAAGCGCGTCCGCTACGCGGAGTTGGGCGTTTCCTACTACGTCATTTTCGACCCGCTCGATCAATTGGGCGAGGGTATTTTGCACGTTTTTCAACTACAGGGCCGCACGTACGTGGAACTTCCTTCACGCTGGTTTGCCGAGGCGCAGATCGGCCTGACGCTGTGGCAGGGCGACTACGAAGGGGTCACCGCCACCTGGCTGCGGTGGCGTGACGCACAAGGCAACTTGATTCCCACCGGCGCCGAACGCGCCAGAGCCGAACATCAGCGAGCCGAAGCCGAACGCCAGCGGGCTGAGGCTGAACGCCAACGGGCCGAGACCGCACGTCAGCGGGCCGAGGCTGAACGCCAGCGGGCCGAGGCTGAACGCCAGCGGGCCGAGGCTGAACGCCAGCGAGCTGAGACGGCTGAGCAGCAGGCCGCGTTGGCGCGCGACCACAGCGAGCGGCTGCTGGCTCAACTGCGGGCGCTTGGCATCGAGCCAACGAACGGCGATTAG
- a CDS encoding metallopeptidase family protein — translation MLNPEEFEALVVEAVAGMPDQILGYLRNVAITVEVWPTPAHLARSRVGPGYTLFGLYEGIPLIRRDSGYNLVPPDRITIFQGPIEQFFRTPEAIREQVRKTVLHEIAHHFGFDEREIRDLGY, via the coding sequence ATGCTGAATCCTGAAGAATTCGAAGCGCTGGTGGTGGAAGCGGTCGCGGGCATGCCAGATCAGATCCTGGGCTATCTGCGCAATGTCGCAATCACGGTCGAGGTATGGCCGACGCCGGCGCACCTGGCTCGCAGCCGCGTGGGGCCAGGCTACACGCTGTTTGGTCTGTACGAGGGCATTCCGCTGATCCGCCGCGACTCCGGTTACAACCTGGTGCCGCCTGACCGCATCACCATCTTTCAGGGGCCAATCGAGCAGTTTTTTCGCACGCCCGAAGCGATCCGCGAACAGGTGCGCAAGACCGTCCTGCATGAAATTGCCCATCACTTCGGCTTCGACGAGCGGGAGATTCGCGATCTCGGCTATTGA
- a CDS encoding ketoacyl-ACP synthase III, producing MARYAQIVGWGCYVPERVLTNRDLEGIIDTSDDWIFSRTGIRERRIATNPRETTATMATKAAAAALRVAGVSANEVDLIICSTSSPEHQFPATACLVQDALGAEHAGAFDLSAACSGFVYALTLARSMIATGAAQNVLVIGSETLSRIVDWSDRTTCVLFGDGAGAVLLSASEEPGGILASVLGSDGSGGELLSLPAGGSRMPTTLETVTGRQHYVKMDGAAVFRFATRIMATATREVVQKAGLTLDDIDLIIPHQANARIIESSVHRQLKIPREKIFINLERYGNTSTASIPLALCEAIESGRIKKNDHLVFVSFGAGLTWAATAIKWGAPVPVSQPKWWKEAQRQGAYGAARAFHGAPSAA from the coding sequence ATGGCCCGCTATGCACAAATCGTCGGTTGGGGTTGCTATGTACCTGAGCGTGTGCTCACCAATCGTGACCTGGAAGGCATCATTGACACCTCCGATGATTGGATATTCAGCCGCACGGGCATCCGCGAGCGCCGCATTGCCACCAACCCGCGGGAGACGACGGCCACGATGGCTACCAAGGCCGCGGCCGCGGCCCTGCGCGTGGCCGGTGTGTCAGCCAACGAGGTGGATTTGATTATCTGCTCCACCTCCTCGCCCGAGCATCAATTTCCGGCCACGGCCTGCCTGGTGCAGGATGCCCTGGGCGCGGAGCACGCGGGCGCATTCGATCTGAGCGCGGCCTGCTCCGGTTTTGTCTACGCCCTGACGCTGGCGCGCAGCATGATCGCCACCGGGGCTGCGCAAAACGTGTTGGTGATCGGCTCCGAAACCCTCTCACGCATCGTGGATTGGAGCGATCGCACCACATGCGTGCTGTTCGGCGATGGCGCCGGTGCGGTGCTCCTAAGCGCCAGCGAGGAGCCTGGCGGCATCCTGGCCAGCGTGCTCGGTTCGGACGGCTCCGGCGGGGAGCTGCTCTCACTGCCGGCGGGCGGCAGCCGCATGCCCACCACGCTGGAGACCGTCACCGGCCGTCAGCATTATGTCAAAATGGACGGCGCCGCGGTCTTCCGCTTTGCCACCCGCATCATGGCCACGGCCACGCGCGAGGTGGTGCAGAAGGCCGGCCTGACCCTGGATGATATTGACCTGATCATTCCGCACCAAGCCAACGCGCGCATCATCGAATCGTCGGTGCATCGCCAACTCAAGATTCCGCGCGAGAAGATCTTCATCAACCTTGAACGCTATGGTAACACCTCCACCGCCTCTATTCCGCTGGCGCTGTGCGAGGCCATCGAGTCGGGTCGCATCAAGAAAAATGACCACCTCGTTTTCGTCAGCTTTGGCGCCGGGTTGACCTGGGCCGCGACGGCGATCAAGTGGGGCGCACCGGTGCCTGTTTCCCAGCCCAAGTGGTGGAAGGAGGCGCAGCGGCAGGGCGCGTACGGAGCGGCGCGCGCGTTCCACGGTGCGCCGTCTGCTGCGTAA
- the fabF gene encoding beta-ketoacyl-ACP synthase II: MNRRVVVTGMGTISPVGLNVPTAWEALKAGKSGVGRITAFDPSPFKTQIAAEVKGFDPTKFMDTKEARRLDTYIHYAWAATVEALADSGLDLAHEDRERVGVIVGSAVGGIGTLLSQYDILQQRGPRRISPFFIPAMLVDSAGGQIAIQLGIRGPNMAVVSACATGTSAVGEAAEVVGRGDAEIMIAGGAEAAVVPLTLGGFDVMGAMSTRNDNPEGACRPFDANRDGFLMGEGSAILIVEALDHALARGARIYGEILGYGGSADAYHMAAPAENGEGAVVAMKLAIRKAGIKVEEIDYINAHGTGTRLNDKGETTAIKAVLGDHAYRVAISSTKSMTAHLLGGAGAFEVMVCLKALTEGIIPPTINYETPDPACDLDYTPNVARRLPIHVALSNSFGFGGHNASIVVRRWSQPENAAVTGTTVA, encoded by the coding sequence GTGAACAGACGTGTCGTAGTCACCGGGATGGGAACGATTTCACCGGTTGGCTTGAATGTTCCCACGGCCTGGGAAGCCCTCAAGGCGGGCAAGAGCGGCGTGGGACGGATTACCGCGTTCGATCCATCTCCGTTCAAGACGCAAATCGCGGCCGAGGTCAAAGGTTTTGACCCTACCAAGTTCATGGATACAAAAGAGGCGCGGCGCCTCGATACCTACATTCATTATGCCTGGGCGGCGACCGTCGAGGCCCTGGCCGATTCCGGGCTTGACCTGGCGCACGAGGATCGCGAACGTGTCGGCGTCATCGTGGGGTCGGCCGTGGGCGGCATCGGGACACTGCTCAGCCAGTACGATATCCTGCAGCAGCGGGGGCCGCGCCGCATCAGCCCCTTTTTCATTCCCGCCATGCTGGTGGACAGCGCCGGCGGTCAGATCGCCATTCAACTGGGCATCCGCGGGCCGAACATGGCCGTAGTCAGCGCGTGCGCCACCGGCACCAGCGCCGTGGGCGAGGCGGCCGAAGTGGTAGGGCGCGGCGATGCCGAGATCATGATTGCCGGCGGGGCCGAGGCGGCCGTTGTGCCGCTCACCCTGGGCGGCTTCGATGTGATGGGCGCCATGTCCACGCGCAACGACAACCCCGAAGGCGCGTGCCGTCCGTTCGACGCCAACCGCGATGGTTTCCTGATGGGTGAAGGCTCCGCCATCCTGATCGTGGAGGCGCTCGACCATGCCCTGGCCCGCGGCGCCCGCATCTACGGTGAAATCCTGGGCTATGGCGGCAGCGCTGACGCCTATCACATGGCCGCGCCGGCTGAAAATGGCGAAGGCGCGGTCGTTGCCATGAAGCTGGCGATCCGCAAGGCCGGCATCAAGGTTGAGGAGATTGACTACATCAACGCGCATGGCACGGGCACCCGATTGAACGACAAGGGTGAAACCACGGCCATCAAAGCCGTCCTGGGCGATCATGCCTACCGGGTAGCCATCAGCTCGACCAAGTCCATGACCGCACACTTGCTGGGCGGGGCGGGAGCCTTCGAGGTGATGGTCTGCCTCAAGGCGTTGACGGAAGGCATCATCCCGCCAACCATCAACTACGAAACGCCTGACCCTGCGTGTGATTTGGACTACACCCCGAATGTCGCGCGGCGCTTGCCCATCCATGTGGCGCTGTCAAACTCATTTGGCTTTGGCGGACACAATGCAAGTATCGTCGTGCGTCGCTGGTCGCAGCCAGAAAATGCCGCTGTGACAGGGACGACGGTTGCCTGA
- a CDS encoding SUMF1/EgtB/PvdO family nonheme iron enzyme, with product MHGNTFEWCYDVPSSYPTFPTTDWVGEGNAGVRSIRSSSWATSLEATDHRCACRGAEIPDAKCPWFGFRVCLRQFLE from the coding sequence ATGCATGGTAACACATTCGAATGGTGTTACGATGTACCATCGAGTTACCCAACGTTTCCAACGACCGATTGGGTTGGAGAAGGAAATGCTGGCGTGCGCTCTATAAGAAGTAGTTCATGGGCGACCAGTCTGGAGGCCACTGATCACCGTTGCGCATGTCGCGGTGCGGAGATACCAGATGCCAAGTGTCCATGGTTTGGTTTCCGAGTTTGCTTGAGACAATTTCTGGAGTGA
- a CDS encoding RHS repeat protein: MSRCGDTRCQVSMVWFPSLLETISGVKLKDGRSGTTRRLDGSQDVTLTYDAENRLIGISGGGVTASYVYDADGNRVKETIGPIFGHELHESKRRQKLDSCKLVKFVAEKAGRTVGGTTLYFYQSRFYAPSLPCSLRCKRSCRCCKPASASRRAGERGQASTSCSPQRVHISAAVQSLACHSWYFASST, translated from the coding sequence ATGTCGCGGTGCGGAGATACCAGATGCCAAGTGTCCATGGTTTGGTTTCCGAGTTTGCTTGAGACAATTTCTGGAGTGAAACTCAAAGATGGCAGAAGTGGTACAACACGGCGCCTCGATGGCAGTCAAGATGTCACGCTGACCTACGACGCTGAGAACCGGCTGATCGGCATCAGCGGCGGGGGCGTCACGGCCAGCTATGTGTACGACGCGGACGGCAACCGGGTCAAGGAGACCATCGGCCCGATTTTCGGCCACGAATTGCACGAATCGAAACGAAGACAGAAGCTTGATTCGTGCAAATTAGTGAAATTCGTGGCAGAGAAAGCTGGGCGCACGGTGGGCGGCACGACCTTGTATTTCTATCAGTCTCGCTTCTACGCTCCTTCTTTGCCCTGCAGCTTGCGTTGCAAGCGCTCATGCCGATGCTGCAAGCCGGCCAGCGCTTCCCGCCGCGCGGGTGAGCGCGGCCAGGCTTCGACTTCATGCTCACCCCAACGCGTCCACATCAGCGCGGCCGTGCAATCGTTGGCGTGCCACTCGTGGTACTTCGCCAGCTCCACGTAG
- a CDS encoding CPBP family intramembrane metalloprotease, protein MVFLQFVPFIALLIAANLAEHSAGWRILTYLLVTLLNIVMILFSFICLLMPAMLATQADNPLNDLPFQPHWTALGLWLLATGLLAFLPVIPALRRGLARLLPVNPASVVHATALVFAVYLLGSMPIQLAMLGGSLDSLSDMGSLLDISALWQQGAAFIIMGLFGVGLWLRRSTDEVTDRLGLHMPSARQWGLVAGLAVLFVLLDQGVAWAWANFDPVSFERIGKVSNALFGGLITPLGALTIGLSAGLGEELIFRGALQPRFGLIPTSFLFAVIHVQYGLSPAVVQVFVLGLVLGIIRQRGNLTMSIALHTLYNTILVVLALIIPSS, encoded by the coding sequence ATGGTCTTCTTGCAGTTCGTCCCTTTCATCGCGCTGCTGATCGCGGCCAACCTGGCCGAGCACAGCGCCGGCTGGCGCATCCTCACCTACCTGTTGGTGACGCTGCTCAATATCGTCATGATTCTCTTCAGCTTCATCTGCTTACTCATGCCGGCCATGCTGGCAACGCAGGCGGACAATCCGCTCAACGACCTGCCCTTCCAGCCTCACTGGACTGCGCTGGGGCTTTGGCTGTTGGCAACCGGCCTGCTCGCCTTCCTGCCTGTCATTCCTGCGCTGCGCCGCGGCCTGGCCCGCCTCCTGCCGGTCAACCCCGCGTCGGTGGTGCATGCCACCGCGCTGGTGTTCGCTGTGTATCTGCTCGGCTCCATGCCCATTCAGTTAGCCATGCTGGGCGGCAGCTTGGATTCGCTCTCGGATATGGGCAGCCTGCTCGACATCTCCGCGCTGTGGCAGCAGGGCGCGGCTTTCATCATCATGGGGCTGTTCGGCGTGGGCCTCTGGCTGCGCCGCAGCACCGATGAAGTCACCGATCGCCTCGGACTGCACATGCCCAGCGCGCGCCAGTGGGGCCTGGTCGCCGGTCTGGCCGTCCTCTTCGTCTTGCTCGATCAAGGGGTGGCCTGGGCCTGGGCAAACTTCGATCCGGTCAGTTTCGAGCGCATCGGCAAGGTGTCGAACGCGCTCTTTGGCGGCCTGATCACGCCGCTGGGTGCGCTCACCATCGGGCTGTCGGCCGGCCTGGGTGAAGAGTTGATCTTCCGCGGTGCGCTGCAGCCGCGCTTTGGTCTGATCCCCACCTCGTTTCTGTTCGCGGTCATCCATGTGCAGTACGGCCTTAGCCCCGCCGTCGTGCAGGTTTTCGTGCTGGGCCTGGTCCTGGGCATCATCCGTCAGCGCGGCAACCTGACCATGTCCATCGCCCTGCACACGCTCTACAACACCATCCTCGTCGTGTTGGCCTTGATCATCCCCAGCAGTTGA
- a CDS encoding DUF1232 domain-containing protein, whose amino-acid sequence MALAYTIFPIDLIPDLVPVLGQLDDLAIVLIAMRLFVMLAPPEVVAFHRGQTPPASSAGPGDAASTPGSGAETKGRVVDGTYRVMDK is encoded by the coding sequence ATGGCCCTGGCCTATACCATCTTCCCCATTGACCTGATCCCTGATCTGGTGCCGGTCCTCGGGCAGTTGGATGACCTGGCCATTGTGTTGATCGCCATGCGCCTGTTTGTCATGCTGGCGCCGCCGGAGGTGGTGGCATTCCATCGGGGCCAGACACCACCAGCCAGCAGCGCCGGCCCTGGCGACGCCGCCAGTACGCCGGGCAGCGGCGCGGAGACGAAGGGCCGCGTGGTGGATGGCACCTACCGGGTGATGGACAAGTAG